TTGGGTAAGTCCGCATGTTAGTCGGTGATCAAGGAGGGGTCGGTGCTGACGACGCTGGTGATAGATGTgatcaagagcaagaagaccAATGAGAACCCCCAGGGTCCCCCTGGCAATGTCGTTGGCCAAGGAAACGAAGACATCAACATGATTCCGGTTCAAGCGGCAACCGACTCGGCTACCCGCGTCTAAGCCAGGCATCCACCATTGTCGACTTCGTCTggtcaaggtctttgtcgGAACATGGGTTCAAACGCAGGTCAACAAGAGGCCAGTGCGATATCGAGCATGGCGGCAGGGATTGACTGCAGGGCTTCAGTGGCGCTGGGGTTTCTTTCATCCAAAGGAGGAGCATCGGCTTTGTTGCACAGTTCAGGGAGTGATCGGCAGACGGACAATGAAGCATCCACCCTTCCATGATCGGTTTAGGCGGTGCTGTGATGCTGCATGGCTGTCTGGGGTACTGAAGTCAAGGTGTAGTTAGATCAAACAAATGGATCTCATGAAACGTGCCCTGGTTTGAACCGTGTCTGGAGATAGAACGGACATGACAGAGAGGTCGAAGGATTCTGTCCAATGCTACGTCGATGTGCAAGTTCCAAGTGTTTGAGATAAGCAGCAGGTATTTGGCACGCTAACTTGGATACCTAGGAACATACTGCTTAGGCTATCCTGAGTAAATCATTGTGAGTATATCTTTGTTCCATCTTATGGGGTAATTACCTTGGAATAAGAGGAGAAGACCCAGAGTCACACAGATCGTGCAGAGTCTTTTCTAACTGTCCACTCAATCCTTCTCCCGAGAATAAAGCCACATCAATCTAAGTATTTACTTCCCTATTTAATCTTTGCATCAAGACAAAGGCCGTGAATGTGTGACACTTGCCTCCTAAGTTGGGAGGTGTTGTGGTGGCAGGTGCACTTGTCGCGTCAATGCAGCACTCACGTGATCACCTGTCAAGAACTCCAgacagccaccaccaccgcccgCCAACCGTTGCTTCCTTTGAGTTTGTTCAACTTCACGACGCGACAACCCCCCGTTCTTTCTCAACCACATCAGGCCTCGCACATCCGACCTAAATGGCTTCGCGTTCGCCGTCGCGTGGCCGCTATCGGTCTCGCACTCGGTCGCCAACACCGCGATCAGAGCACTCGCGTTCTCCCCAGCGTCGTCCCCGTCATGACTCGCGTTCTCCGGCTCGATCGCCAACTCCGCCGCGCCGTAACGGTCGCTACAGGAGCCGCAGCCGTAGCCGCAGCTGGAGTCGTGGCCGTGACCGTGACCGTGGTCGTGACCGCAGTGAACGAGGCCGGAGTGGCTCCCCGCTCGCAAAGAGCACCAAGGTATGTGCTCCTTTTCCTGGGCGTATTACCACCCCGGAGGTTGACCTCCTTGCGACCAGATTGTGGTGGAGCGCCTATCCAAGAACATCAACGAACAGCACCTCTACGAGATTTTCGGGCAATTCGGTCGCATCAGGGACCTGGATCTTCCCATTAATCGCACTTGTAAGATAATCACAAAATGCCCCCGTCTTTGCAGCACCCATGTCCCTGGTCCTTGACATCGACTAATTACCCGGGTAAAGTTGGCACCAATCGTGGAACTGCATACATCCTCTTTGACTACGAGGCCGATGCTGAGGCCGCCATTGCCCACATGCATGAGGCGCAGGTGGACGGCGCGACCATCAACGTCTCTATAGTGCTTCCCCGGCGCAAGCTCTCTCCGGCTCCTCCCACCGCCAGGCGTGGAGCCAACATCGATCCCAGAGTTCCCTTCGCAGGCCCGCGTGGGGGTCCCCCCGGTATGGGCGCTGGAGGCGGCCCAGGAGGTATGGGCGGCGGAGGGGGTCGTCGTCGCATGTCTCCAGGAGGTCGGTATGGGCCTAGGTCGGACGTATACCGCCCAGGATCGCGCTCCCCTTCGAGATCGTCAGCTGGGCCACCTCCTTCGCGAGGTGGTGGGAGCCGGTATCGCAGTCGGTCCAACAACTCTTACTCATCCAGGTCACGCTCTAGATCCCCAGCTCCTAGACGGCGAGGGGGTGGCGGCCGCCATGACGAGCACGACGACAGACGCCGCAGCGACAGTCGTAGCAGCTACGGTAGCCACGGTGATCGGAGTCGATCTCGCAGCCGCCGCAGATGAGCGACGACATCCGGCAAGGCAAGACAAGGTGTACATACGTATTTGACAGGCTTCCGATTGGCGTTTACAGAGGAATTATAGGGCAGGGAAGAGGGCCTAGAATTTAATTAGCTCCCAAAACAAGTTGGTGGTCAACTACCCTCCTCTCGGTTGACAAAGCTGACGGATATAGTCGCATCAAGATTGATGCATGACCAAACTCGATGGGAGGTGCCGCCTTGAGGGTTCTCGGGACCCTAGTCCATCATATTGCAGCTCGGTCCTTTTCCCTGTCGCGTTGGTTGGCAGAGcagagtcgagtcgagtctACCTAATGGCCCCATTCAGTACCAAATTGCAGCAATTGTTGATGATTTGCGTGACCTCGCTCTATCGTTCATGGTTCATGGGTTTTTTTGCCACGGGCGGCGGTGCGGCCGAGACGGAGGCCAAGAAATGAAATGCAAGGACGGT
This window of the Fusarium keratoplasticum isolate Fu6.1 chromosome 3, whole genome shotgun sequence genome carries:
- a CDS encoding RRM domain-containing protein; translated protein: MASRSPSRGRYRSRTRSPTPRSEHSRSPQRRPRHDSRSPARSPTPPRRNGRYRSRSRSRSWSRGRDRDRGRDRSERGRSGSPLAKSTKIVVERLSKNINEQHLYEIFGQFGRIRDLDLPINRTFGTNRGTAYILFDYEADAEAAIAHMHEAQVDGATINVSIVLPRRKLSPAPPTARRGANIDPRVPFAGPRGGPPGMGAGGGPGGMGGGGGRRRMSPGGRYGPRSDVYRPGSRSPSRSSAGPPPSRGGGSRYRSRSNNSYSSRSRSRSPAPRRRGGGGRHDEHDDRRRSDSRSSYGSHGDRSRSRSRRR